One segment of Solanum stenotomum isolate F172 chromosome 1, ASM1918654v1, whole genome shotgun sequence DNA contains the following:
- the LOC125868307 gene encoding probable carbohydrate esterase At4g34215: MVHRETMLPYLLLLLLAHAGWVTTADLENYSLVKNIFILAGQSNISGRGGVINHSLRPGFVNESWDGVIPRECESNPSILRLSGGLKWVEAHEPLHKDIDVNNTCGIGPGMPFANTVLKKDPSIGVIWLVPCAVGGTSITEWAPGGFLYKNMIKRTKAATRGGGKIRALLWFQGESDAKTLEDAKMYKVRLERFFKHVRHDLELPNLTVIQVGIATALGPYMELVREAQREINIGNLKYVDAKGLQIGPDYTHLTTAAQIQLGQMLADAFLRPN, from the exons atggTTCACAGAGAAACAATGCTCCCTTATCTGTTATTGCTGCTTTTAGCACACGCTGGTTGGGTAACCACAGCAGATCTAGAAAATTATTCACTAGTTAAAAACATATTCATTTTAGCAGGTCAGAGCAACATTTCCGGCCGAGGCGGAGTGATTAATCACTCACTCCGTCCCGGTTTTGTTAATGAGTCGTGGGATGGTGTCATCCCACGTGAATGCGAGTCCAACCCATCAATCCTCCGACTAAGTGGAGGACTTAAATGGGTTGAGGCTCATGAACCCCTTCATAAGGACATAGATGTGAACAACACTTGTGGGATTGGTCCAGGAATGCCATTTGCCAATACAGTTTTGAAGAAAGATCCAAGTATTGGAGTAATTTGGTTGGTTCCTTGTGCTGTTGGAGGAACGAGTATTACTGAATGGGCTCCAGGCGGCTTCCTTTACAAGAATATGATAAAGAGGACAAAGGCGGCCACTCGAGGCGGCGGAAAGATCAGGGCATTGTTGTGGTTCCAAGGTGAGAGTGATGCAAAGACACTTGAGGATGCCAAAATGTATAAGGTCAGATTGGAGAGATTCTTCAAGCATGTGCGCCACGATCTGGAACTGCCTAATCTAACTGTTATTCAG GTGGGAATTGCAACAGCACTAGGGCCATACATGGAGTTGGTGAGGGAAGCTCAGCGAGAGATAAATATTGGGAATTTGAAATATGTGGATGCCAAAGGGTTGCAGATCGGGCCAGATTATACGCACCTTACTACTGCTGCACAAATTCAGCTTGGACAGATGCTCGCTGATGCCTTCCTCCGCCCCAATTAG